In one Pseudomonas sp. R84 genomic region, the following are encoded:
- the hcnA gene encoding cyanide-forming glycine dehydrogenase subunit HcnA — protein sequence MHCQERTFDIQPLAQADMTVHINGQAVTAAIGETVLSVIQSLGVRQIARNDHDQITGAYCGMGVCQCCLVKINGRHKRRACQTVVRDGMQIETQVNRITEQEVIV from the coding sequence ATGCACTGCCAAGAAAGAACTTTCGATATCCAGCCGTTGGCGCAGGCGGACATGACCGTCCACATCAACGGTCAAGCGGTCACCGCCGCCATCGGCGAAACCGTACTCAGCGTTATTCAATCACTCGGCGTACGCCAGATTGCCCGCAACGATCACGATCAGATTACCGGCGCCTATTGCGGCATGGGCGTTTGCCAGTGCTGTCTGGTGAAAATCAATGGCCGGCACAAACGCCGGGCCTGCCAGACCGTGGTGCGTGATGGCATGCAGATCGAAACCCAGGTCAACCGCATCACCGAGCAGGAGGTGATCGTATGA